The Argentina anserina chromosome 5, drPotAnse1.1, whole genome shotgun sequence genome includes the window CTTCAAGAAAACAACGTAGTTATGTATGTATACACAAAGATTATTCCAACGAGTTGTTTAGAAATTACAGGCTTTTAAAAGTGATGAAACTCTATTGATAACCATCATTCCACATACGCGATTGAAACTTGAGCATTATCTTCTGTCGTCTGATGATTGAAGAATCCAATAGGGTTACAATTTGTTAAAATTCGTTTGTGACATTCCTCCACCAAAGTTATGGGCTTATCAATATTGGGCCAAAGCATCATTGAATGTCCAAGTCCAAATGCATTCCCGCGAGTTTTCTACACAGATCTCACATTCTCACTGTTAAGTTTTGCCGCCACTTGGGCTCGGAGCTGGAAATTTTCGCGGGGAAATTTTAACAGCTACCCACAACAATTGTTCTCCTTCTTGAGCTCAGATGAACTCTCGCAAGCTCACTCTGGTCTCCACCGCCACCGTCTTTGGCGCTCTAGCGCCGCTTGTTCTTTACAAAACTAAGAAGCGAGAGGCAGAGCAGCCTCCCAAACTCAATTCCTCGCAAAACGGCATCGTTCTAAGAAATGCTCATCTCAGAGCCCCTTTGAGCCCTCAAAACGCAAAGGGTTAGTGCCAGTAATGtcaatttctttgtttttttttgttgtacCCAATTTAAGTCCAAAATTAAAAGTGCTTGGTTTTTGTTAGTTAATTGTGCAGTTCTCTCGTGGTTGGATTTTTGATATGGTTTTGAATGTTGAAGATATTTGACATGGGATGATTACTTTATGGCGATTGCCTTTTTGTCAGCTGAAAGATCCGAAGATCCCAACAGGCAGGTCATAATCTTTgctctttctttccttttattaTGAGACGACATAATTGCCTCAAATCTAAGATATAGAAATGACATTAATTTAGTGGTGTACGTGTAGGTTGGAGCATGCTTGGTGAGTCAATGTGGTATAATACTAGGTGAGAATGAGATTGTTTCGCAGGAACTATGAATGGAATGGAAACATTGATGTTTGTTCATGTTGCTCTAATTATGTTATATTGTTTTTATGGTTTCCCATTTTCTATGAGATGCTTATCGGATTTTTCTCTTGGCTTCCTCCTAATTTGCCTATTTAAAaagtattggtgtctaaaaagtatgtaattggtcgaattagaatagATGATATgttcaaacttgtaattatgtgatgtaatggtaaatttggtttaagtttgttaaagagaagtcaatcatgtaaataataatttaggtttttattttagtagttaataatcaatcacaaaccccccattatttgttaacactaaaagtttagagttcctttcaatttcccggaaagaacgatccctgcttattgcatactaacgatgatgttttacatgatTTATTATAGACATTTTAACCAACGCTCTATCACATGTCGTGTTGTAACTCGTATCAACAACCCTATAAATTTGTAGTGCAAAGTCTAGGCCTTTTCTCCGGATGCAAATTTTCCGACCACCAAAAATTTGCCCACCTTCCTAAATCTAAGTGATGTGTCATCTTGATTAACCAACCTAACTATGGTTAAgagataataatttattataataaaatttaaatctttttattttattttaatcttaacactatatttttttaaatgtttaacactatatttttaatcaatttgtttgataaGAAGCTGCCTCATATGTTAGATAAAGGAACTGCGTTTtagatttaatttttatttactagtAGTTTGATTTACCTTTGTGCTTGGTAATACAATTTTGctataatttcaatttttttataaagtgTATTTCACTCCGTTCATATTATTAGTCTCAAACAATACTAGAAGTAGACAAAGCACGCAACTAACGTCTGTAAATTATATAGGATAAAAAATAGAGGAAGTAATTAATTTGATTTAATCTTAAAGTCacaattaataatttattaaattaaatatgaaaagaaattataatttattaatataaatatatattgataattaTGGTTAATCAAAAGGATACATGACGTAGATTTAAGAGAGTGGGTTGAGTGGGCAAATAAAGGAGTGGTCAGTAAATTTACTTCCCTCAGAGGCATCACCATCACCCCTCACTCCTTTCCCGCTTTCCGAACCCAGCTCACCAAATTATGGTTAATTAACTAACCTAATTATGGTTAagatataataatttattataataaaatttaaatatttttattttattttaatcttaGTACTGTTTTTTTAAATGCTTAACActatattttttaatcaattcATTTGATAAGAAACTGTTTCATATATTTGATAAAAGAACTACGTtccaaatttaatttttatttactagtAGTTTGATTTACTTATGTGCTTGGTAATACAATTTTactataattttaatttttttaataataaggTGTATTTCACCCGGTTCATATTATTAGTCTCAAACAACACTAGAAATAGATAGAGCTAGCAACTAACGCCAGCAAATTAAATATGATAAATAATAAAGCAATTAAGTAATATGATTTTAAAGTCACAATTaagaatttattaaattaaatatgaaaaaaattataatttattgttataaatatatattgataattaTGGTTAAATTATGGTTAATCAAGAAGACACATTGTGTAGATTTAAAAGAGTGACAAATAAAGGGGTGGTCAGTAAATTTACTTCCCATAAAATTCAAAGATCTTCCAAACCATAGAAACGCGGACTTCAACCTCTGTTGTGAGGTAATCAGAACTCTTACTAATTACAACATTTGATCATTCATactctattttcttttttaattgc containing:
- the LOC126794255 gene encoding uncharacterized protein LOC126794255, with product MNSRKLTLVSTATVFGALAPAASQTQFLAKRHRSKKCSSQSPFEPSKRKGYLTWDDYFMAIAFLSAERSEDPNRQVGACLVSQCGIILGENEIVSQEL